The following nucleotide sequence is from Triticum dicoccoides isolate Atlit2015 ecotype Zavitan chromosome 7B, WEW_v2.0, whole genome shotgun sequence.
GGTGCGGATGGAAGGATGGGGGAGCAGTTGTGGACTAGAAAAAAAAGGGGACCAGGAGGAGGATTTTAGTTGGCCTAGGGGGCGGAGTCCTACGTGGTTGGTGTCCAAACTCCCGCAAAGCCCCTCCAAACTTTTTTGCCTAGTATTTTTTTTGCCCTGAAATCAACGTGGTTTTCTTTCGTGGAACTTTTCTTATGAGCACAAtggaaggtcaagtttatttcaacaatattttcaatttttttaatttttttatttactaATTTTCTGGAACCAAATGTCCATATCCTTAGAGAAACTTCAatagggcgacccatttcgtccgcccgcgtccgtttgggtcggcgcggacaaaaatGGCGGCCCAATGCGCCGACCCAAACTCAAATCGTGTCCACCTGGCGTCTGCGCCGACCCATTTCCGACCCAAAATTGCGCCtggaatgcgtcggcgcggacgcgtcGTGCGTCTCCTCGCCGTCCGCCGCATCCCCACCTGGCGGCCACCCAACTGCCACCGGTCATCTTATTTATGACGACCACCGAcagcgggcccacgcgtcagccagtGCGTGCGTCCTTTTTTAACCACGCGTGCGGCGGGGTCGGCCTCATCCACTTCTCCCGTCCACATCTGGCCCCCCACCACTCCCTTTGCTTCCTCGCTGGCGACCGCAAACCCTAGCGCGCGCCATGGGCCTCTTCGGCAgcagcaagggcaagggcaagggcaccccCGGCGGCGTcgagggcaagggcaagggcaaggccgaCGACGTCTAGGGCAGCGTGCGGGGCGGCAGCAGGCGGGTGCAGACTTTTTTAATGTTTTATTTAATGTTTATTAGATTTAGGTGGACTTTGGCCGGCGTTTGACCGGCCACTCgatgtttaattatgtttatttatgtttattTCGTGCAACTTGTTTTTTTTTTCACGCCGGTACATTTGGGCCGGCCTCTCCGTTGGGCGGTCAAGCCGGCCCATTTTAAAATGCGGACGCGCACGTCCgcctggccgacccaaacggacaaaaagcggataaagcgtgcgtccgtttgggtcgccctgttggagttgctcttagttaCATGGATATTTTTGTAGCACACGGTTAAAATTGAAATGTCCAGCGCCGGACAAAAAATTTCCCCTGAAAAGGGGATTAAGTATGTTTGTCGTGGAGTGAGCACTGACATTATCGTTGTTATCAACAAGCTAGGGCGCATACACGCACGAGAAACATGTACAGTCCTACAGCAGCGAAGTTTAAATATAAGTAGAATACCAACGGCAAGAGTACTTTTTCTTAGTACTAGTGTAGTGCACAATGTCATCAGTTACTACTTGTCGAGACCAAGTTAAATAATCCGTTTAGTTCCAAATCGAGCCAATATCATCGATTGGGTTGTTAGTGCACTGCAATATAAGAGGAGACAACATGTGTCCATATATATTAGTAGTGTACTCATAGTGTCCCACTCCAAGGAATTACATAGCCATCCACAACAAGGATTCTTTTCTATtagatactccctcctttccggtttatagggcttatctcaaaattttagtttttccattttataaggctcaatttggttgttttccatcacatgttcagattccaaggtgcattaaatcattgcatgcaagtattaagagaaaattgaccaatgcatgtaatttatgcatgcatgcattgcaattaatgcactggtaaacatacttttttgaggaaaacaagagcattaattgggtgtttttgcaaactacaaaaaatattccaccactcaccatctaccttggttggtgagatttttgaattgagccttataaaccggaaaggagggagtatatatagtggaGCATCCGGTCTAGCTAGATTTTGCCTAAACTATACCACCCAAGTTATTTGCACACTTCTAAACATTTAGTATTTCTTATTTTCCGTCTTCACATCACACAATCTAAAGTATTCATTTCACAATTACATTTTCTAGTTACATATTAGTAAAACCTCTGTAAGCTTGTGAGTTACGGAAAGGAGATGAAAAACAAACAAGGGCAGCTATTTGTACGAGTCCAAGGATTTTGGGGTCCTAGCGACTTCTCTTCCTAGGATCTAGACTATTGATGTCATGCAGATTGGACCCCCTCCATATATGGATATGAATTGGGCAGAAGTATCGGCTATTTGGGATAGATGCTTAGTAAGAGGATATATAGTTTCACCGCCAAGCAACAAAATTTAGAAAATAAAATCTAAATTTGAGAGCCAGTTTTGCGGTAACCATCGAAGTTTTAGGTATTTTACTATTTATCTTCTCCAAACAACCTATACCTAGGAGAGGTTGACTCCACCCTGGCGTCGACCAAAAAAAAGACGAGGGACAGTGAAGTAGCCACACTATTGAGGTAGCATGCACTCGTGTAAGTGATCGTTGTCCTCGGCACGTGCATGTGGACCCCATACATATGCCGAGGACAGTGATCATCTTGACATTGAAAGACTCAACTCTGCCTTTGTTCATGTTCCTGTAATTAGGAGGTGTTTCAATTTTGTTATAAGACTACTAATTATATTTTTACATGACAAATATTCTGCTGGCAGTCAATGGCGAAGATAGGCTTAGGCCAGCTATATGGCTATAGCCCTAGGATAAATCACGGGTGAACATAGTGCCACGCGAGGAGGAAATCAACACCGTTCGCTCCCACGTGATTCGTGCACTTATTGTACAACAAGCTTGTATATTGATTTGTCGGCAGCGTATTGTTTCTGTATTAGCTATGTCATCGCAATCATATGTCCCACAAGTCAGTCGCATGCAACAAAGTCAGACACATTGAATCCCTCATCAATTACAATGGCTACCTGTAGTACAGGGTGAATTAATATTCTGCCAGTGCATTGATAATGCATGCACCCTCCTTAATGCTTGACACAGACCGTGGCATCAATACTATAAAACAATAAACATCTCAGATGAACTTTATAGTTGGATTAGCATAAAAACTTGTATGAGTTGGATTTAAGCACTTTTAAGTTGGAATGGTAATTTCGTAACATAATTTCATTGACTGCCTATTAAAAAAATATCTATTTTGaaacattttcaaaaatatattttaaaACACATATGTCTTAGTTAATATTCTTCAAAATTCATTTTCTTACAAATCTTGAAGGGCCAAAAAAATAACATGCAATTATTTTTCTCATTCAACTTGCAATTCATATTTCAATGCAAATTCACAAAAAACTCAGTTTGCAGTTAGTCGTCTCACAAGCCGAAAGTTTGTATGGTCATGTGCTTACTGTGTTGTAGTTAAAACCTATTTGGAAGTGGGACAAAACATGTGCCCATGTTTAAGCTGCATAACCCCAAGTACCCAATCATGCCACTGATGAGCAAGTGATTAAGTGAATACTAACAATGCATGTCATAGAAAAAAAAACATGCATCAAATTAAATCACTCTAACATAACAAAAGTCAAATTTCATCATAATCATGTTAGACCTCACCGGCATTTCACAACCAACCATCTTAAATGGTCTCATCAAGATGATGCGTCTCCCCAGCCGAGCAACATTAAGAAGTTAATGAATAAAGGTTTGGTCATACTATCCAATTCATTTAAGATGCCCAACCACCAACTAATATACACGTATTTGTTGAATTAACCTACTGTGGTGTTCATGTATTCATTTAATGACTATATTAAGTGCTAATCTCACAACATGCATGGACTGCCGAGATTTCATCCTCGCGTGGCACCATGTCCCAAAAATCCGCGTCGTATAGCCCTAGGTCTATTAACAACATCCATTGCAATTTCATCTCTTACAAAGTACTGAAAATCATGAGAGTTTATCGCTCAAGCTACGTCAGCCCCAAGTATAACCCGCCACTAGCTCCGCCATTGCTGATGGTCATGTGCAATAACAAAAAGTTGACCAAAGCATGCCCTCTAATAGTAGTACTACTTTCGTCCGGAATTAGTTgacgctgaaatggatgtatctagatgtgccAATAGTACTACTATCGTCCGGAATTAGTTGACgctaaaatagatgtatctagatgggGCACAGGATGGAGGGAGTGTATATTTTCGACAAGCCAGTCTTTCTTTTTTATGAAATGCAGCAGCACTCTGACCGAGCGTCATAAAAAAAATGGAGGTGGAGAGCAGAAGAAGAGAGGAAGCATGTGACATGGTGGACTGCTCCACTTGATCACCAACATAATTAGGTTGATTATACAGTACAGTAGGAGTCAATTTTGGCAGCCATAAGGATGGACTAGACTAGCCAGGTAATCCCACCTCCTCCTCCTATAAAACCCCATCACCCCCTTGCCTTCTCTCCCACCAACACAGCACCTACAACTACAAGCACACAGCTCTTCCCTCTCCAaaggcagtcacacacaacaagaaGCAGCTTCTCCTCTTCCAGAGCCACGAACATCTCACAGCAAGAAGCTAGCTGCCTTCTTCGTAGCAATTTCCAGTTAATGTCGCCAACAATGGCCATCACCACCGCCACCCTGGTGCTCCTCGTCGCCTCCCTCCTCGCGCCCAGCGCCCTCGGCTCTCGCTCAGGCCCAACCTCGCACCACGGCCACGGTGGCCACGCCAAGCactccccgccgccgtcgccgccgcccgcgccaaccGCCCCGGTGGCCGCGGCGCTGGTCCGCACCACCTGCAACTCCACCGCCTACTACGACCTCTGCGTGGCCGCGCTCGCCGCGGACCCCTCCAGCACCACCGCCGACGTGCGCGGCCTCTCGGCCATCGCCGTCTCCGCGGCCGCCTCCAACGCGTCGGCCTCCGCGGCCGCGCTCGGCGCCAACGTAACCGCGCAGGGCGGGGCCGCCGTCGACGGCACCGTGCAGGCGCTGCTCCGGACCTGCTCCGCCAAGTACGGCGAGGCGCGGGACGCGCTGGCCGCCGCGAGGGGCTCCATCGCGCAGCAGGACTACGACTACGCCGCCGTCTACGTCGGCGCCGCCGCGGAGTACCCGCAGGTGTGCAAGGCGCTGTTCCGGCGCCAGAGGCCCGGGGCGTACCCGGCCGACCTCGCCGCCAGGGAGGAGGCGCTCAAACAGCTCTGCTCCGTCTCGCTCGACATCATCTCCCTCCTCagcgcgaccagctgaagcaaagctGCAACGAACCAATATACCCATATACTATGACCCGATGCCTACTGCGCACAAGCTATTTCGTAAATTAATTAAGGATGTAACCACAAGTACGTATAGTTGTAACTAGTGTAGCGTACGTGTAATGACACGTGCTAAGTCTCCTTACGTTTTTGCTACTATATACTAAGTGCAGTGTACTCAGTTAACTACTAATAATAATATTGATGAGATATTTGTTGAATTCTGGTACTTGATCATATTTATTTGGGGACTAAAATAGTTCAAAAAAGTAAAAATAACAGTATATACGGAGCAGAAACTACCTGTTTATCTATTTTACTTTTCATaatataagtactccctccgtcccaaaataagtgcctTGAGCTTAGTATAAATTTGtattagagctagtacaaagttgagacacttattttgagacggcggGAGTACATCTTTGAACTTTTTCTAAAACCCATTCACCTACTTTGTTTCAATTCACAGTATTTTATTGTGTGCAATGTTACCAACATGTATCTGTCGTCTCTCGGGAAAAAAACATGTATCTATTGGCTTGGTCCGATGATATTAGTGCAGATGCATGCCTAGATCCGAGTGATACCTCCGCCGATATACTTAGTGTGGCTGCCAATCTCCATCGTACACGACGGTCTACTATTATAGCGATTCAACAAGATTAGTTTCTCTACAAGTTCGACGTTGTACAACCTTAGTTTTGacaagatttttttttcaaatggaggcaaaagatttgcctcatatattaaagaagaggaGAAAGAGTTTGTTATAACATTGCAAGAATTTTGAGTCATACAGTCGTAGTTACTATGCCCCCTTTGTTAGGGTcatttatgtgtgtatgagttcaaATACCCTATAACTGGTCATATCCAATGTTCTACTAATTTAATATAAACAAAAATTGAGTTTAAAAAACATGTATCTATTTGCATATTGCCCATGTTTCAAAATATAGCGACCAGCATTTTGTCCCATCAAGACAAGTCTTTAACCAATATTTACCCCGTTAATAAGTGGCTTGCATAGTACAAAATCACAGTCATGATAAATATTTCAGAAACGAATCTAGTGACATCAATTGCATGTCACATGAACCACACATTAACAAATCAACTATTGGTCAAAATTTGTCTTATTGAGACAAAATATGCCTTACAGACACAAACGGATTATTATAAAGAGTGAGCTTCGATCGATTGCAAATGTGAACTTGACGATGGTGCTAAACTAAAGTTTATTGATGACATATGTTGAATTCTGGTACTTGATCGTGTTTATTCGGGAAGTCGAATACTTCATGGAGCATCaccttttttttcaattttcataaTAGTTAGATATCTAAAGTTCCCAGAAATTTCACCTAAAATTAGATCACTTAGTAATATACATCGGAAGGAGTAACTTTTTTgtgaatcggatgtatatagacacgttaTAAATGTGTTTATTCACTCATTTCAGTCTATGTAGtcaatattgaaatatccaaaatatCTTGTAtttatgaacagagggagtagtgttTAGACCGTGTAATGTTAGCAAGATATATTTATCTATATACCTCCTACTTTCAAAATATAGGACATATTTTGTGTCGTTAAGACAAGTCTTTCTCTAACGATTGCATCGTTAATAAGTGGCTTACATGGTATATAATCATAATCGTAAGAACTCATTTTGAGAACGAATCTAATGACATCAGTTTCATGTCATGTAAACGGTATATTGTTAAAGCATTTGTTGGTTAAAACCTTGTATTTATAGATACAGAAAATGTCTACAATTTTAAATGGCATGATTATTATATGTAACGAGGCTGGCCTACAAGGATGGCTGTTGTGGTGGTGAAAAATTAAATTTCTGAAACTCGTCATGGCTTGAAGGCATAAGACCAAGAGATATAGTGCCGGTAGCGGAGCTAGGATGAACGCACGTCAGAGGCAAGTCCGTATAGCTAAACTAGCTATAGTGCGCTACATAGTGCCAAATAGTTTTGAAATATCCAAGAAGAAGAATTGCATAGGTAACTAAATGTGTCATACAAGAAAATTGTGGTTTGGGAACCTTGGGAATTTCCAAAATACTTCCTCTGTCCTAAAATATAGTGCATATTACCATTTTTTAAATTCACACTTTGTTTAGAGAAAAGGTTATCAACATCTAGAATATCAAatcaaataccattagattcatgatGGAATATATTTTCCTatgatatatatttggtattgtacatATAGTTAGTTTTCTCTATAAAATTGATCAATTTTTGTAAAACTTGACTTTTGCGGAAATCGATTGATTGTGAATATGGATCATCTTAACTGACATAGATGACCTAATCAGAGGAAGCTAGCACCTGCTCTACACATGTCGGTGCACTCTTTAGAATATGAAATTGCGTTCAAATCAATGGCTACCATCCAAGCTCATTGGAAGGGGCTCAATCTATCACTCAATGGTGGCCAGTCGCTATTAACAATAGGCCTATGCATAGAAAGCGATCCTCTCTTATCATGTCTGCCTTCGCGGAAATGTTTGTCCTCTAGGAAATTTGGAGTGAAGGGCTCGATTAGCCTAGGATCCATTTCACTTTATTGGTGCCCTAACCCTTGTTGTATGGAAAACAAAGTACCCCACAAAAAAGAGGCCTACCCAACTAATTGCCCATTGCACTGAATGTTACAAAAGCTAGACAACACCCCGTGTGTAGCCGCAAACTGGAAATCTATTTTCTAAATATTTTCTAGAATACAAATTCCATTCTTATGATTTAAACTATGCCAGAAATTTTTGCATAAGAAAAGAAAACTTGACACGAAAAGTTTGCATGTTAAAATTAAATGCAATATGATTTAAAACCCACTTAAAATGCACTAATGCATGTTAAGCGGTAGAGAGATTCTCAAGCCTAATCGGACGGATGCTAAATTTGATGATGTGGAAGCACGCATGCGTGGAAAAATAGCTATTTAATGACTTGCAGGTGGGGTTTGTCTATAAAAGATATATAGATACGAAAATTCTGAATGGTGGACAGGCTCCATGGAGACTGGTttttgaagaagaaaaaaaatcaaaattctaacttttatgtttcaaaaaattctgaaaaaatacacaTATACCTAGAGGTATAATGTACATGCGCATAAAATTTCATGACAAACTACTTTGAAATGAGGGATGTGCAAAAAAAAAGgggaaattttgtttttgccactctagattttgccaattttccttatgccactctagattttgacatttcacttttgccactcttagtttttgacaattatcacaatcgcCATTCTATGGCAAAAACAagataattttatttcatttttgtcactcttagcttttgacaattatcacaattgccactctgaaatatatattttttgccACGGGAATGGCTATTGTGAtagttgtcaaaaactaagagtggcaaaagagaa
It contains:
- the LOC119338843 gene encoding pectinesterase inhibitor 28-like; this translates as MSPTMAITTATLVLLVASLLAPSALGSRSGPTSHHGHGGHAKHSPPPSPPPAPTAPVAAALVRTTCNSTAYYDLCVAALAADPSSTTADVRGLSAIAVSAAASNASASAAALGANVTAQGGAAVDGTVQALLRTCSAKYGEARDALAAARGSIAQQDYDYAAVYVGAAAEYPQVCKALFRRQRPGAYPADLAAREEALKQLCSVSLDIISLLSATS